Proteins encoded by one window of Rhinolophus ferrumequinum isolate MPI-CBG mRhiFer1 chromosome 13, mRhiFer1_v1.p, whole genome shotgun sequence:
- the HS1BP3 gene encoding HCLS1-binding protein 3 isoform X2: MTSGHVEYQILVVTRLAAFKSAKHRPEDVVQFLVSKKYSEIEEFYQKLSRHYPLASLPPLPRKVLFVGESDIRERTAVFNEILRCVSKDAELVSSPELLEFLGTRSPGTADLSIRGVSVLDADSQAGDDGQALDFFPQRERAEGPLIPGQRSEDAGPSSEEEEEALDPLGILRCKKPKKRPDVAVKPRPAPRLTIFDEEVDPDEELFGPGRKPQDPTEDMLHRDPLKLFDDPDLGGAVPLDDPLLLPAACESGGPTSRPGHREASEELFRVDDALDQILNLRTETKPQPQPQPKPKPPVAAKPVLPRKPAVIPRVGPSEPVAGQQKPQPQIQAMDEMDILQYIQDHDTPGQAAPSLF, encoded by the exons GTCTCCAAAAAGTACAGCGAGATTGAGGAGTTTTACCAGAAACTGAGCCGTCATTACCCACTGGCCAGCCTTCCCCCGCTCCCCAGGAAGGTCCTGTTCGTTGGCGAGTCTGACATCCGGGAAAGGACAGCTGTGTTCAATGAGATTCTGCGCTGTGTCTCCAAGGACGCTGAATTGGTCAGCAGCCCAGAGCTGCTAGAATTCTTAG GCACCAGATCCCCGGGGACTGCAGATCTCAGCATCAGAGGCGTCTCAGTCCTGGACGCCGACAGTCAGGCCGGGGACGACGGGCAGGCGCTCGACTTCTTCCCGCAGCGGGAACGAGCAGAAGGGCCGCTCATCCCCGGCCAGAGAAGCGAGGATGCAGGGCCGTCctcggaggaggaggaggaggcactGGACCCTCTGGGCATCCTGCG CTGCAAGAAGCCCAAGAAACGGCCTGACGTGGCCGTGAAGCCCAGACCCGCGCCGCGGCTCACCATCTTTGACGAGGAAGTAGACCCTGACGAGGAGCTCTTTGGCCCAGGCAGGAAGCCCCAGGACCCCACAGAGGACATGCTCCACAGGGACC CCCTGAAGTTGTTTGACGATCCTGACCTCGGTGGGGCCGTCCCCCTGGATGACCCCTTATTGCTGCCAGCCGCCTGTGAGAGTGGAGGGCCCACATCCCGCCCAGGCCACAGGGAGGCCTCTGAAGAGCTGTTCAG AGTCGACGACGCCTTGGATCAGATTCTGAACCTGAGGACTGAGACCaaaccccagccccagccccagcctaaGCCCAAACCGCCAGTGGCAGCTAAGCCAGTGCTACCCAGAAAGCCAGCTGTTATCCCCAGAGTGGGCCCCTCGGAGCCTGTGGCTGGGCAGCAGAAGCCGCAGCCGCAAATCCAAGCCATGGATGAGATGGACATCTTGCAGTACATCCAGGACCACGACACGCCTGGCCAGGCTGCTCCCAGCCTCTTCTGA